Within the Erpetoichthys calabaricus chromosome 1, fErpCal1.3, whole genome shotgun sequence genome, the region tggcctttaatttgtttgctgtggttttgtgttaagttgttcatttaaagcttttattaatgttaaataatagtaactattttttgtaatgaaaaaatgcataaaaatacgtaatgtctgaaaacaatgaagaaattgcttatacacaaaccattcataattgcttaattaggctaaaataagcatccaagtgatactaaacaaagagccattcgggagccgtaagagccgaCTCTttaaagagccggagttcccatcactaatGGGCATCATGAACACCTTTGTGAACAATATCTTTGAGCGCATCGCAGATGTGGCTTCTCGCCTAGCGCACTACAACAAGCGCTCGACTATTTCTTCAAGGGAGATCCAGACTGCTGTGCGGCTGCTGATACCGCGTGCTTAGCAAGCTCACCCGATGTCTGAGGGCACCAAGGCAGCCACGAAGTACACCAGCTCTAAAACGGTAGCCGTCCTGCCAGAACCCAACGGTTCTTTTCAGAGCCTCCTACCTTACTGGAAAAGAGCCTTTATTCAACTGATACACCGTTGTGAATTGGATTTAATGTAACTTGTGGTCAATGGTTTATGATTACAAATTGTACACTTAGATGCTACTGAAAGTCAAACCTGAAAAAAAGCGTCACCTAAATATGTATGAGTGTTCCAGCCGGTTTGCAGTAGCCGAATTTGAGCCCACATCGTCGTTTTAAGTTCAAACCAGCAATACCATTCCTACGCGGTAAACACCTCGATCAACTTTTCTGTGCGTTTTAGTTCAAGAGAGCGGAGCAGTTTGGCACTACGCAATTCACATACCCCTCTGAACCTTCGTTTTGTGCCATTGCAGCTTCCCCCAATTAACACCGATTACTAATAAAAAAAGTTCGGACTAAAGAAAAAAGTTACATGTGGAATCAAGGAAGACTCTCTAAGCAGAAAAGATGggtggctctgaaaagagccTTTGGTCCAAAAACCGGTCCTTTTTTAATGTAGGGCGCAGCTCAACAAATGTCACTTAACCTCCGAAACCATACAGCGTACGACCCTGTCTCTTCAAAGCGTACACAACATCCATAGCGGTCACGGTCTTTCTCTTAGCATGTTCGGTGTAAGTGACAGCATCCCTAATGACATTTTCCAAGAAAACTTTGAGCACGCCACGAGTCTCTTCGTAGATCAAACCAGAAATTCGCTTCACACCACCTCGACGAGCAAGTCGACGAATTGCAGGCTTTGTAATACCCTGAATATTATCTCTTAGCACTTTACGATGACGCTTTGCGCCACCCTTACCAAGCCCTTTTCCTCCTTTACCACGTCCAGACATGGCTATCCAATACTATTTTTACAAGACTAATAAACTAGATGACAATGCACTTGCCTAATATAAATACAACGACGACCTGCTAGAGCACAGCACAGGAAACGTCTGCGCGGGCTTTAGAAAATCGCGTCTTCAGTTCGCTCTTCGGCTTCCGAGTGCGAGTCCAATGAACAAAGCGGCCAATACACCACGTGCAGCCTTAACGTCAACGAGTGTCCTGAAAGGCTCTACGTACATTTTACGCGGGTTGTTTTCGAACTATCTTTCATTGTTCATTGCACACCTGAATGGTAACTCGCACTTAACAGAAGTTTGGACAAAAAAgtgcaggccaaaaaaaaaaaatacttgtgtaACAAGATCAGAAAGTGTACTAATTACTGTCcatataaaataatttgcatttactcTTCCATCCATTCTTCTTTCTAATCTGCTTATAAAACAGTATTTCCACGTGCAAGGTCCTCTGCAATACAATCAAATCTTGTTTATAATGCTGAAAATGGAGTACTTCTTTAAAATATAGACActgtataatttttctttttccacactTCCCTTTCTTCCATAATTATAAGATATACATCTTCCCTTTAATTGATCATTATTTGTTAGAAAAGTagcatttttgaccatttttacaATAGAATATATTCTTGAAATCAGTTACAACGTCACATAATGCGTCTGTTATGGTGGGTCTCTCTTTTTAGCCCTCACAACATAATAACGATGTAGGTGAATGGGCCACAAGCATGCTCATGAATCACGCAGGAGATAAGGTCTGCAAATGTGCATAACATCATACACTTCATTTACCCTATTTGTGTAAATATGCCTAAAAATGCTGTGTAAAATCACCAGAATACTGATATGACAGATAATTACACAATGCCAGTTTATACCTATCTGAATTTTGTCTGAGCAGTCAAATAGCTTTTCATCTTACCCATTTCTGAATTTTTCTTTAAAGctcccattctctctctcttttctcatgTACCTTCAGTATTTCTCTTACTCttactgcttgttttttttaatcttggcCTGTCTTCCTCCTGCCACTATGGCTCTGTCTCAGCCCTCctttcagtccctgtacaggttAAACTTTCAAACCCCTGCTAGGGTAACTTCTAGATCAGGACAAGGAATCATATTTGGGGTTGGGGAGAGAAACCTATATTACACTAAATCCAGGGCTAAAACTCACTGCCACTTGACCCTTGTTCAATCATTTTTGTGTTGGGTGACTAATGTGGCCTCCAAACCATCTTCTTTAAAAATACACCATACTCACTTCAGTGCCAGGCAGGAACCCAATTCTTTATCCAATGGCTTGAAAGAGTGGCATTGTCCGCCTGCCAGACATCCTTCACCTCACCCTTCACAAGACAATGTGGTGCTTGTTTCCTTAACCACAGAGCAAATTTAAGTGTTTATTCACCTGATAATCCCATGTTTTATTtgggatttttttaaaaacatgcctAAAGTATAATTTCTATTTTTTGATTCAATGTATACATGTATTTGCTTCATACATGGAGGACAAGCAAGTTATAAGCAAATatcttagggtcacacagtgcatGTAAGGTTAGGATTGAATTGGCATCCTTTCTGCAAGAGATTTAGCAACTACACCACACTGTTTTTCTCATAATGACAGAGGAAACCTGAAACTCCaggtcaaaacaaataaaaaataaaaatggattgtAGTTATTCATGTATCCATTCACCCATTCTCAGAACCTGCTTACTGTATCTGGAACAAGGTAGCAGGGGCAACTGGAGCCTAGCCCAGCcttcattgggcacaaggcagaaacaacaccTAGATAATGTGGCAGCCCGTCACATGGTGAACACTTCATATACAATTCAGCGACACCAATCCCTCTAACTTACATGTCTGGCAATGGGAAATGGATGACCCAGAGGAAACCAATTCTGACATGGGGAAAattgtaaactccatgcagggattaCATCCCTGGTGTCCCtattgtaaggcagcagcactaccactgtccTACTGTGCTGTCATTGTGAAggaatttatttagttttttgcatgtatatttttagtattgttttaaatatacactacttgtgctacctgtctaaggtGGATTGAAGTCAAAGTATTCAACCTAAAAATCAGCAGTAATATATGCAATATACCATCTATgagaatgtattttgcaatgcttGTAATGtgctatctattggaatgacaaatgcaatgcatcttaTCACAAAAAATTCTTGTCATGCGccttctgttgaaatgacaaattcatagcaaccagatggacatacAAGTTGACACACATACAGGGTACACTTAtccctttattaaggtggatacaatacagtatatattatattcacTAAACCAGATTATAGTTTTTCTGAATTACTGTACTTAGGCTCATTTCTTGAAACACTGTTATCATTCTTATAGCTCCAGGTACATTTATCAAAAGAGAGTATATGGTATGGCATATCACCAAAGCCCCCTgcaaaagcaatttattttacCCAAAACTCTCATTTATTGCTTTCAAATTCAATTATTGTATTAATGAATAAGTCACCATCGTCAAAAAGATAATTTATGTTCACAGTGTGTAGAACCGAAGCGGTCAAAATGTTTACAAGTTTTGTCAGCAGGTCAGTGGACCCTGGAAATGTGTTTCTTATCTTCTAATTCCTAACAATCTTGTACATTTTCCACTCACACTTGCTGTCTACTGCACCAAACAGTTATTGTTCTAGTTATTAAGTGTCAGACTGAATACTATTTTCTCTGTGGAATGTTTGGATGATGAAAGACACTGTACACTGGCTTACTTTACTTACCAGGCAACCAGCCTCTGTCCTTCCAAAGCCATGTTTAATGAGTCATGGTCCACAAGTGTAGCCTTTATTTCATTTGGGACAGCGCTGCTTTTACACTACTCTgcccattcattatttttttttttgctgcctttcTCTCATGATATTGCCACATATTCttactcttcttcctcctccacaaAAAGGCGGGATGTCCAAGCTGAATATTTGCCTGAGCAGGTTTCCCCATGTTCACAAACTGTATGAATTTAGTTGCACTCATTGTTTATAGATGTTTAACAATACTTATACTCATTAATTCCACCTGTGTGCTACTTTAAGTTCAGGCTACACCTGAGGACCACTTTTAGGAGACATTACAATAACTCTAGTTTACTGCATTTCATGAGACATAGAAATGGCAGGTTTTGTCAATTGGATGGAGTTTTGTACATGTGGTGACTTACATAataaaacaattctgacatgttttGAAGTGTAACATTATTTTACTAAGAAGCAATATAATCTGTTTTAATtgcaaagagaaataaaatagacagttgtTCAAATTCTGGACAACTGTACTTGTCATTTATTCATACGTACTAAAGCATTTgcgatttgtttaaaaaaattagaaatgctATCTGGTGTGCACAAGTAACTACATGTTATGAAGAAATTCACGTTTTTACAGCTTAGCGTCAGTTAGATGATTGGTTTTAAAACAACTGAGACAAACTGTAATACATATATGTACTCACATGTATTAGTATTATGAGTACTTAGTTTTCACGTAATctaatttcttcattttattctCAAATACCGAAATTGGAAAAGTAAATCGATTAATTTACTTAAGTAAATTGCCTTAagtaaagtgccttgagcatgggaaaggcgctatataaataaaatgtattattattattaatagcctTACATTTGTGAATATG harbors:
- the LOC114667277 gene encoding histone H4 translates to MSGRGKGGKGLGKGGAKRHRKVLRDNIQGITKPAIRRLARRGGVKRISGLIYEETRGVLKVFLENVIRDAVTYTEHAKRKTVTAMDVVYALKRQGRTLYGFGG